Proteins from a genomic interval of Marmota flaviventris isolate mMarFla1 chromosome 8, mMarFla1.hap1, whole genome shotgun sequence:
- the LOC114084575 gene encoding proline-rich protein 23C-like, translating to MVGIRPRSPSNCSASWWGPQPGGSGPAKRRLLDDPAEPAEAPAAPTLQDSAGAANATALTSVVVLATGCALHVPLDDVDLVLEPEPTSILQVNLQGHNLILIPEGLVGATDQRPGSQGDCPEVQELGAFLRPVGENMVIQQGFLCEFIPEIIRQIEAFQEDALEEEFVEQWMDPPAGPQGPIPYLGAWAPTPSPVRRSSNPAYDVDFHLMRPFPTSPLQPLPPSPSSSPQARPQRSPGPRSKACRRLF from the coding sequence ATGGTGGGCATTCGTCCACGCAGCCCCAGTAACTGCTCTGCGTCCTGGTGGGGACCACAGCCTGGAGGATCTGGCCCTGCCAAGCGCCGCCTACTAGACGACCCTGCAGAACCCGCAGAGGCCCCGGCGGCACCCACCCTGCAAGACTCCGCTGGAGCAGCCAACGCCACCGCGCTCACCTCCGTGGTGGTTCTGGCCACGGGCTGCGCCTTACACGTACCCCTAGACGACGTCGACCTGGTGCTAGAGCCTGAGCCAACCTCGATCTTGCAAGTGAATCTCCAAGGACACAACCTCATTCTGATCCCTGAGGGCCTCGTGGGAGCCACCGACCAACGCCCAGGAAGCCAGGGAGACTGTCCTGAAGTCCAGGAACTGGGCGCCTTCCTGAGACCCGTCGGTGAGAACATGGTCATCCAGCAGGGATTCCTCTGCGAATTTATCCCAGAGATCATCAGACAAATAGAGGCCTTCCAAGAAGATGCCCTGGAGGAAGAGTTCGTGGAGCAATGGATGGACCCTCCAGCCGGCCCACAAGGGCCCATCCCATATCTTGGTGCTTGGGCCCCCACCCCTAGTCCAGTGAGGCGCTCTTCTAATCCCGCCTACGACGTGGATTTCCACCTTATGAGGCCCTTCCCCACCTCACCGCTGCAACCTCTACCTCCCTCTCCAAGTTCAAGTCCCCAGGCGCGTCCACAGCGCTCTCCAGGCCCTAGGAGCAAAGCCTGCAGACGTCTGTTCTAG